The genomic DNA GTATCACCCCGAGGGCAGTTCCGTAGCCAGCCGTGGCCAGGCTACCGGTGTTGCAATGAGTGAGTATACGAACTTGGCCGTCTCCTTCTAACCTGTGCAGTATCGCTTCTGACCCGAACTTTCCAATAGCTTTATTGTCTTCTATATCTTTGGTGAGCATACTTTCTATACTAGTAATAAATCTGAAATAttagaaatacatattttaaaaacattatttagaattaaattaactaaaacaatattttaatttctactttattttgcataaaaaattgttagaagtgtatttaaaaaagttattttcatACCTAAACTATCTATTTAATAGTCGCAAAGAGcagattaataaattaaatgatgaaATTTTAATGTGAATGCTGCTTTGAAACAtagaataataaatcaattgGAATTTGTTACAACCAAGCCAAATACATTTCAATAGTCAATATGATGTAACCAAGGACAGAAGCACACACCTGTCTTTGAACTCACTAGGTGAGACATTTTCATCAGCACTTAGAGTATTTGCTAAATTTATCAGTTCGTCGGCTGCCAATTTTATGTTCACAGCTGTTGGCCTTGCCGATACCAGATAATTGAGCTTGCCTTCAATCTGCAATTACAAGATATATTTTAGGAGCTTTCATAACCTATAATGCCAGAATAACATGTAAGTTTCTTGAATAAATTGAGTagcaattttgaactttattcatTGCATACAAGGTTGCCAAGTAATTCTAAATCTCAGCTAATAAAGAAGTTAGATTAACTTGAACTACTGACCTCTTGCCGCATGACTTTCTTATCATCTATCTCCTCCTTGAGCAACTCTACGGCTAGAGATAAGCACCCGACTATGGCTATCGCGGGAGCTCCTCGGACCTACCAAGATTTGAAATATTAACAATGAAATCTAATAGGTATTCATATAAATTCATGTTAACCATATTTACTGTAATTTGTACAAATATAATCTATTTATCTGATAGATTTTAGAATTTCGCCAAACTAACCTATCTTACCtgcattttattaataactttcCAACCATCTTCAACACCCTGTACTTTTACGTATCTGGTTTGTAAAGGCAGTAACAACTGGTCTAGGATTTCAAGATTTCCACGTCTATATCTAATAGATTCTAGACTCATTTTGTCTCAAGTAAACCTAAAAAAGAAATACTCATCTAGATTTAATCGTTCAAATGTAAACATTGGAGACTAAAAAGATAAGATTTATCTCCTAAAATTTGAGTTTAGATTCAAGTGTTGAGATAAATATTATACAACACTTTGATActtgtaaattattaatttgttaatccACGTTAGTAAAACTGAATTTTAATTGCAGaatgtagaaaaataataaaatagtaaaaaatattcaccGAAGACACGATAAAACTAGACTACTATTTGAACGTTTCAATGGTTTGACACTGACATTGACAAATGTTGGTGGCACAACTGGCAAACACAAtcggtattaaaaaaaacgtttACCGGTATGGGTAAAGCAATCCAGCCTCCACTATGAGCCTCCAGCTGCagctaaacaaaataatgtttatagTTTCATTGTATTTTTGTCGCTATTATACTATTGTGGTATaaattgattaataaaataaaagagctAAATGACCAACAGTGAACCCGCGCGCTTATAAGCATTCTATTAAACCTATTCTTACTCATAATTCTTTTCTAAGTTAAGATTATGGCGAAATGGTTTCAATTTAGAAAGTTAAATTACGCGGAGaataaaatcaatgaaaaagGTTTCACTTTCCAAGAATGAAAactttttgttactttttgtgTTTCATGGGAAATGACCATAGAGTTATTAACTATGGAAATGACGTCCGTATTTCATGTTCTATTCTCTATGCTCACCTTTAGGTGTTGCTTGTATTTtgttcaatttatttaaaaagtaccaAATGTATTGTGTTCTCCGTAACGCTCAAACATTATACGATactcaaaaataatttatcaatgaAATTAATGATCCATGAATGTTCTGACTCATTCAGTTTGTGTGCAAtcatctatagtctggtccgggagcacgtagaattttgtctaatgaccccaagctacccatcaaagagcataaaagagtaagagacggcactccatagatattttttgagctcacgcacacatatgcattttagagaacgacccgcaaatctttaccaaccgcacaaactacgggcggagctaccaacataatgccttattttctgacagtattagtgacgttcgtaataacttatcgattatcgatactttgctagggttgtaattgcatatcgatatctagtataggaaccttcaatattttaatgattactatttttattttatactatgtgtaagtaaaacgaagttttgtaacgtaaattatttatttcgaaataaaataggtatattacaataagtattgaacatgacatagcagttgtaggcatgaggaattattgaaaattataacaaagtacagaaatgataattttgtaaacttttattttcacaactttttctaagaaaaaataggatttttatttataaacatctttaattttcttatcagctgatcgaacctcagcctcaagattacttttcaatgctttgttgctgtgcttttttacttttgtcagcaaaattgttttcactttttatgaagctgtcattaatgattttacaactttttcttagaaaaaggtaacttaatattttaaacatcttatcataaatgtctttattatgttgttgacatttaaaccaactaaaattacaatttgtactcaacattaagaaaatgaattttccaacattttccatatatatctggtcggcaatatggtcatgataaaattgtttagcttcatttacggtggtacataattgaattgttggataaacgagactttttttatcatgccaccattcgcgaagagatatatatgcatacaaatcattgtcaacaggagttttcacgctcaaacactcttcacaaattaaacaagaactgttctgtaatagtttggcagctaaatacccgcttacatatactactggttggttttcaaggctacacaaattttcaatgggctgttctaagttttcagggtccgggatagacaacacaggataaaattcagtgtctgtggaatcttgaacattaatttttatttctgttgtttttaaattagtttttaaaatgtctttatattccagcatatgtttattgttgtctgcttcacaatgaggatcagtactgttgtagaaaattcaataaaactagtatctacgttaatctttaagacataagaaagatatatctttttgaattatccaaatcggaccattacttacgaagatattaagtaataaacataggccgttttgccgctaaaagtcaacgtacgcagggccgcgtgacgtcactatatccgaatcgagcgcagccggcgtactattgggatggaaaatatttttttccagctaaactatcagttttagaaaaaaacttttaataacatttattcatcaaaataaagtaacctatcgaccagtaatttttaaaaataaaaattgtgaaaaataagtatcgctatgtccaaaaaccacatttttataggattcgatggaatgcggagacgcggttggggtgagtgtaactttatgattgtttgtattgaacataataatacataatatgagtgctaatacccagtttctggcctagggggggggaggggaggggataagtcatacccagcttatagcctggggggggggggggctagccttacccagcttctgggaggggggggggggggtgtaagTCACTAggggcacagaataagtaatagtacaggtacagaaggattactccgcaagacgaaaaataattaatatacttatttgtaatgaggtatgtatgtaggtaagtacgcattcattatggaaaaccttgggagaggcctttgtccagcagtggacgtcattaatttgctgaatcgaacgaacgcattctgagcagtagtcatggtaggttaggttcctatactatgctaagaattattgattacctacatggccaacatatctttcagcatctttgggaagcgaaaaaagagataaatccggtagatttcttttcgaatttaaacacccgaacgccgcataataatatttctttctctttatgtccattttgtaataatacttcgatcatagaattaggtactacaacgcacgccagcgtcctgacgggcgcgcgcgtgacactcgactgatataatacccgccgccgcggcggggcgcttcgctgtaggtaattatcggatgtaccgcgcggagtgagccaggcctgctagggggagtcatacccaacttatgcttatggcctggggggaggggcaagccttacccagatTCTGGCCTGggagagggggggaggggggggggggggggtaaatcatatctgacttctggccgaggggggtcatgcccagcttatgacctggggagaggagagggacgggtgagtcatacccagcttctaggctaagattaaatagatttccaggagggagcagctggcccgcccatgggaacggcgaatagataggtaggtacgtaggtttaactcagaaaaactaaataacaggtaggtattgcgtgtacatcgaaatgatcttcatagcaatgtcttgtagctaggcagagtgtatctgcctcagctataattacttattgttagaagtaaataaattaatatttatacatttttatattttacttggacgaagatatgactctaacaacacttatgaacactttatttgaataaatcgccaaaataaataaaccaccgcggagaccctaatcgcgtctccgcgttccattgaatcgtatgagcgtatggattttttgcgatatttaacacaatttctatttaaaaaaattacctatcgatagcttactttattctgatgaataaatgtcataacaagtttttctctaaaactgatagtttggctagaaaaaaatattttctatccacgcagtacgccggcagcgttcggatcggatataatgacgtcatcggtcccgcgccgggcggtcagtgaacttttttagtaatttggccataacttcgtcaatttttgtcgtagaacaaaaatttttggacagtatattaaggatttcttagacttataaatctgcattcacagctaaaaatcgaaa from Ostrinia nubilalis chromosome 8, ilOstNubi1.1, whole genome shotgun sequence includes the following:
- the LOC135073776 gene encoding methylthioribose-1-phosphate isomerase; the encoded protein is MSLESIRYRRGNLEILDQLLLPLQTRYVKVQGVEDGWKVINKMQVRGAPAIAIVGCLSLAVELLKEEIDDKKVMRQEIEGKLNYLVSARPTAVNIKLAADELINLANTLSADENVSPSEFKDRFITSIESMLTKDIEDNKAIGKFGSEAILHRLEGDGQVRILTHCNTGSLATAGYGTALGVIRSLFESKRLEHVYCTETRPYNQGARLTAYELVHEKIPATLIVDSMVSALMHSRNITAVVVGADRVAANGDTANKIGTYQIAIVARHHEVPFYVAAPLSSIDMALTSGDRIKIEERPDREMTHIGEHRIAAPGINCWNPSFDVTPASLITGIITEKGVFTPSQLKEEIPKYQLPIAK